From Coffea arabica cultivar ET-39 chromosome 9c, Coffea Arabica ET-39 HiFi, whole genome shotgun sequence, one genomic window encodes:
- the LOC140014270 gene encoding uncharacterized protein encodes MAAYIPPHKRHSRGGGSSSSSAINPSPSLTPESLSPHFKRGLNFRSSFSDKKKNNRDRGKGGGGGGQKIIYDQNAVSKWFPVGLAASSGDDTDNNDTNFMSLTRLQPISVESFQRKSGEKPLSLVLNHDRVKECSEERSVFMENPWLFAAENVMQDLRSAFQRVQNEVEDNKLEEVKPTLVARVGQILFHGGQSTLPESSLRQLKRSFYTNVSASYMEYIVDEVVPKCMFDFQEEKEIYHIKLSDNMRPDSTISCKCTLAKDREKLEFYKIEWNQVRHLVVDMSCLEKDLDLRLMLCTKRIIKTLTDNEIECIKSLIGSAVLDPDVKGGLRWPLGMDSSGDRYAVVGVWHVNAKSFRNSSIRLKARHADRFDFRTSSGEVSREVAMKMKGIVSNLPEQTKQDDLLHEMLSSNLKLIWENCLCFSSIP; translated from the exons ATGGCGGCCTATATCCCTCCCCATAAGAGGCATTCAAGAGGAGgtggcagcagcagcagctcGGCAATCAACCCGTCTCCATCTCTGACTCCTGAGTCTTTATCTCCACACTTCAAACGGGGGTTGAATTTCAGGTCATCATTCTCAGACAAGAAGAAGAACAACAGGGACAGAGgcaaaggaggaggaggaggaggccaGAAGATCATCTACGACCAGAATGCAGTTTCTAAGTGGTTCCCAGTTGGCTTGGCCGCTTCTTCTGGTGATGATACAGATAATAATGATACTAATTTCATGTCCCTGACTCGGCTCCAGCCCATTTCTGTGGAATCCTTCCAGAGAAAATCCGGCGAAAAGCCTCTTTCTTTGGTACTCAATCATGATCGCGTAAAGG AATGTAGTGAAGAGAGAAGCGTGTTTATGGAGAACCCCTGGCTGTTTGCAGCTGAAAATGTGATGCAAGACTTGCGTTCGGCTTTTCAAAGAGTTCAAAATGAAGTGGAGGATAATAAACTTGAAGAAGTCAAGCCAACCCTGGTAGCTCGCGTTGGACAAATTTTGTTTCATGG GGGTCAATCTACTTTGCCAGAAAGCAGTTTAAGACAATTGAAGAGATCATTCTACACAAATGTTTCTGCTTCATATATGGAATATATAGTCGATGAAGTTGTCCCAAAGTGTATGTTTGATTTTCAGGAGGAAAAGGAGATATACCATATAAAG CTCTCTGATAACATGAGGCCAGATTCAACTATCTCATGCAAATGTACCTTGGCAAAGGATCGTGAAAAGCTTGAATTCTACAAG ATTGAGTGGAACCAAGTGCGACATCTAGTTGTGGATATGTCCTGCCTTGAAAAGGACCTAGATCTGAGGCTGATGCTGTGCACCAAGAGAATTATAAAAACTTTAACT GACAATGAGATCGAGTGCATAAAAAGTCTGATTGGTTCTGCCGTTCTGGACCCAGATGTAAAGGGTGGTTTAAGATGGCCCTTGGGAATGGACTCTTCGGGAGATAGATATGCTGTTGTTGGAGTTTGGCATGTAAATGCTAAATCATTTAGGAATTCATCAATTAGGCTTAAGGCTCGGCATGCAGATCGATTTGATTTTAGAACTTCATCTGGGGAGGTTTCAAGAGAAGTGGCTATGAAGATGAAAGGAATTGTATCAAATTTGCCA
- the LOC140004590 gene encoding uncharacterized protein, whose amino-acid sequence MEYFEGKRSGQIPAFGNWDSANELPITQYFENARQAGLVRCNVSALTTDNQHQYCNPYMTSARASGGGGYPIDLCAADSQKPSVRLVAVPPRRIAGGGGGGAVNNNNGQGQGNGRRRRCGRPPQAKEQHRIKQEEVQFKVYDVVDVKQQQMPRGGPRPRTRSQQLFYYNHHNNNFDQNQKKQHLPKHYAAAAAADGNPILPHHRPSTTAAATTAAATAVNVKPVDEDLYKIPPELLLQTSKRKKMLGFFSKCLAPPCKA is encoded by the exons ATGGAATATTTT GAGGGAAAGAGAAGTGGGCAAATTCCGGCATTTGGAAACTGGGATAGTGCAAATGAGCTGCCAATAACTCAGTACTTCGAGAATGCTAGGCAGGCTGGCTTGGTCCGTTGTAATGTTTCTGCTTTAACTACTGATAATCAGCATCAATATTGCAATCCATACATGACCAGTGCTCGTGCTAGTGGCGGTGGTGGTTATCCAATTGATCTTTGTGCTGCTGATTCTCAGAAGCCTTCTGTTCGTCTTGTTGCTGTTCCTCCCAGAAGG ATagcaggaggaggaggagggggtgcagttaataataataatggtcAGGGGCAGGGCAATGGTAGGAGGAGGAGATGCGGGCGCCCCCCGCAAGCAAAGGAGCAACACAGGATTAAACAAGAAGAAGTTCAGTTCAAGGTTTATGACGTTGTGGACGTGAAGCAACAACAGATGCCCAGAGGAGGCCCAAGACCCCGAACCAGAAGTCAGCAGCTTTTCTATTATAATCatcataataataattttgATCAGAATCAGAAAAAGCAGCACTTGCCAAAGCAttatgctgctgctgctgctgccgaTGGGAACCCCATTCTACCGCATCATAGGCCTAGTACAACTGCTGCTGCTACTACTGCTGCTGCCACTGCTGTTAATGTAAAACCAGTGGATGAAGATCTGTACAAGATTCCTCCCGAGCTACTTCTCCAAACATCCAAGAGG AAAAAAATGCTGGGATTCTTTTCCAAATGCCTTGCTCCTCCTTGCAAGGCATGA
- the LOC113710556 gene encoding U-box domain-containing protein 9-like encodes MAKTTTEKGAVLEVKTTAEQLKRELQILVQSIVEEDDYALEAADRAMQALSCLKELKLKHSNPQSLLLTLPPPEFRCPLSGQLMIDPVVIASGQTFDRPFIQNWLNEGNRTCPQTEQVLSHMILVPNVLLKDMICRWSREHGIQLPTLVQDVDEEKAIANADQGRLSSLLEKLSSSAVSDQKIAAKEIRQLTKRSPSFRVLFGEITNAISYLIEPLASGKPDIDPDLEEDLITTILNLSILDTNKKLFAENPAVIPLLIEALKFERIETRSNAAAALFTLSAIDSNKYMIGELGALKPLIELLEEGHPPAMKDAASAIFSLCVVLENKSRAVSDGAVGVIMKKIVDHLLMDELLAILAMLASHQKAIEEMAELGALSFLLNVIREKTSERNKENCIAILYTMCFNDRAKLREIRKEEDANGTISQLALNGTSRAKRKALGLLERINRYAAISNTA; translated from the exons ATGGCCAAGACAACAACAGAAAAAGGGGCGGTTTTGGAAGTAAAAACTACAGCAGAACAGCTCAAGAGGGAACTGCAGATATTGGTACAGAGTATTGTGGAAGAAGATGATTATGCATTGGAAGCCGCTGATCGTGCCATGCAGGCTCTGTCTTGtttgaaagaattgaagttgaagcaTTCCAACCCACAAAGCCTTTTGCTTACTCTTCCACCTCCTGAATTTAGATGTCCTCTTTCTGGACAACTCATGATTGACCCTGTTGTCATAGCCTCTGGCCAG ACGTTTGATCGGCCATTCATCCAAAACTGGCTGAATGAGGGAAATCGGACCTGCCCTCAAACAGAACAAGTTCTTTCGCATATGATTCTGGTTCCTAATGTCCTGCTCAAGGATATGATTTGTAGATGGAGCAGAGAACATGGAATTCAGCTTCCTACCCTTGTACAAGATGTTGATGAAGAAAAAGCAATTGCAAATGCTGACCAAGGACGTTTGAGTTCGCTGCTTGAGAAACTTTCCTCGTCTGCTGTTTCTGATCAGAAGATTGCAGCAAAAGAGATTAGGCAACTAACAAAGCGGTCACCATCTTTCCGAGTTCTCTTTGGGGAGATTACTAATGCCATTTCCTATTTGATTGAACCACTTGCATCAGGGAAGCCTGATATTGATCCTGATTTAGAAGAGGATTTGATCACAACAATTTTGAATCTGTCAATACTTGACACTAACAAAAAGTTATTTGCTGAGAATCCAGCAGTGATTCCTCTTCTTATTGAGGCCCTCAAATTTGAAAGGATCGAGACAAGGAGCAATGCTGCTGCAGCTCTTTTCACGCTATCAGCCATTGATTCAAATAAATACATGATTGGCGAATTGGGCGCTCTCAAGCCTTTGATTGAGCTTCTGGAAGAAGGACATCCACCAGCAATGAAGGATGCAGCTTCAGCAATCTTCAGTTTATGCGTTGTTCTTGAGAACAAGAGTAGGGCGGTGTCTGATGGAGCGGTTGGGGTCATTATGAAGAAGATCGTTGATCATTTGCTCATGGATGAGCTCTTGGCTATTCTTGCAATGCTGGCCAGCCATCAGAAGGCGATTGAGGAGATGGCGGAACTCGGTGCGCTGTCTTTCCTGCTCAATGTCATCAGGGAGAAAACAAGCGAGCGCAACAAAGAGAACTGCATTGCAATCCTCTATACAATGTGTTTTAACGACAGAGCAAAATTGAGAGAGATCAGAAAAGAGGAGGATGCAAATGGGACTATTTCTCAGCTTGCACTGAATGGAACTTCAAGAGCCAAAAGGAAGGCGCTCGGCCTTCTGGAGCGAATAAATCGATATGCTGCCATTTCCAACACTGCTTGA